From a region of the Hordeum vulgare subsp. vulgare unplaced genomic scaffold, MorexV3_pseudomolecules_assembly, whole genome shotgun sequence genome:
- the LOC123420469 gene encoding ribosomal protein S7, mitochondrial, whose protein sequence is MGDFDGEQKELIKKLVNFRMIDGKRTRVRAIVYKTFHRLARTERDVIKLMVDAVDNIKPICEVVKVGVAGTIYDVPGIVARDRQQTLAIRWILGAAFKRRISYRISLEKCSFAEILDAYRKRGISRKRRENLHGLASTNRSFAHFRWW, encoded by the coding sequence ATGGGGGACTTTGATGGTGAGCAAAAAGAATTGATCAAGAAATTGGTAAACTTTCGCATGATCGATGGTAAAAGAACGAGAGTTCGTGCTATTGTTTATAAAACTTTTCACCGCCTAGCTCGAACTGAACGCGATGTAATAAAACTTATGGTTGACGCCGTAGATAATATAAAGCCAATATGCGAAGTGGTCAAAGTAGGAGTCGCAGGTACTATTTATGATGTTCCTGGGATTGTAGCCAGGGATCGTCAACAAACCTTAGCTATTCGTTGGATCCTTGGAGCAGCTTTCAAACGACGTATAAGCTACAGGATAAGCTTAGAGAAATGTTCATTTGCTGAGATACTGGATGCTTACCGAAAGAGGGGAATTTCACGTAAGAGAAGGGAGAATCTTCATGGACTGGCTTCCACCAATCGGAGTTTCGCGCATTTCAGATGGTGGTAA